A window of the Deinococcus ruber genome harbors these coding sequences:
- a CDS encoding vWA domain-containing protein: protein MTDKPPPIHPPPDFAQLLSGSRLRLRGKSAFFATLLLHTDIVPSREVALAGTDGDRVYLNPEAAAQLPAAQLDGLLLHEVLHAALSHVPRRGPREKKRWNRAADLIVNGMVAQAGLATAEDAARDEHLEALSVEEVYAALEDSQDEQDSSGEGEAGSDLMDGPPSDAPPKTGKPSNTADTARRWKGTLEQARAAQSLTGKGSDPLGMHRELARLAPARLDWKSQLWRFLARTPVDFGGFDRRFVGRGLYLEALDDESLHALIAVDTSGSVDDAAVKALVAEVQGILGAYPHVRAELYYADTEAYGPHPLTAGSEIPPPQGGGGTDFRPIFGKVADHDPDLLVYLTDGYGDFPELAPRVPVLWVVPPGGLEDEGFPFGEVLRLEE from the coding sequence ATGACTGACAAACCCCCACCCATCCACCCGCCACCCGATTTCGCCCAACTTCTTTCCGGCTCGCGGCTGCGGCTGCGCGGCAAGAGCGCATTTTTTGCCACGCTGCTGCTGCACACCGACATCGTGCCGTCGCGCGAAGTGGCGCTGGCAGGCACCGACGGCGACCGGGTGTATCTGAACCCCGAGGCCGCCGCCCAGCTTCCTGCCGCCCAGCTCGACGGGCTGCTGCTGCACGAGGTGCTGCACGCCGCGCTGTCGCATGTGCCCCGGCGCGGCCCCCGCGAAAAGAAGCGCTGGAACAGGGCCGCCGACCTGATCGTGAACGGCATGGTGGCCCAGGCGGGGCTCGCGACTGCCGAAGACGCCGCCCGCGATGAGCACCTGGAAGCGCTGAGTGTGGAAGAGGTGTATGCCGCGCTGGAGGACAGCCAGGACGAACAGGACAGCAGCGGCGAGGGCGAAGCGGGCAGCGACCTGATGGACGGCCCCCCCTCGGACGCGCCGCCCAAAACGGGCAAACCCAGCAACACCGCCGACACCGCCCGCCGCTGGAAGGGCACGCTGGAACAGGCCCGCGCCGCCCAGAGCCTGACCGGAAAGGGCAGCGACCCGCTGGGCATGCACCGCGAACTCGCAAGACTTGCCCCGGCACGGCTCGACTGGAAGAGCCAGCTCTGGAGATTTCTGGCCCGCACGCCCGTCGATTTCGGAGGGTTTGACCGCCGCTTCGTGGGGCGGGGGCTGTATCTGGAAGCGCTGGACGACGAAAGCCTGCACGCCCTGATCGCGGTGGATACCTCGGGCAGCGTGGACGACGCGGCGGTGAAAGCGCTGGTGGCCGAGGTGCAGGGCATTCTGGGGGCGTATCCGCACGTGCGGGCCGAGCTGTACTACGCCGACACCGAAGCCTACGGCCCCCACCCGCTGACCGCCGGGTCGGAGATTCCCCCGCCACAGGGGGGCGGCGGCACCGACTTCCGGCCCATCTTCGGCAAGGTGGCCGACCACGACCCCGACCTGCTGGTGTACCTGACCGACGGGTACGGCGACTTCCCCGAACTGGCCCCCAGAGTCCCGGTGCTGTGGGTGGTGCCGCCCGGTGGCCTGGAAGACGAGGGCTTTCCCTTTGGCGAGGTGCTGCGACTGGAAGAGTGA